The sequence AATGACGTTCAATTGGGTGGTGTCATCCAATTTTACGGTCATCACACTGCAGCGCGGCATATTGCTCTACTGTATTGGCGAGGGGTTGCCATTCAATTTGGGCCAGGTCATTTTTGACCAAATTGCTGCTAAATCGCAACTATCTGCCTTGCTTTTTCACTCTCTTATCTACAGGGTACTTGATGTACTATTTTTCTAGCAACCaaaccgcaactaacacggtgcaattgtaatACTAAATAGCAAGTAAATATATCGTCTCCACAGGGATTGAAATATTGAAAttactctagctatctcctaaacaaacaaaaatagtAGACAGGAAACAGAAAATAGAGGGAGACTTAATTAAGACTAAACTCAAACagcaacaaataaaattcacgaataaaataaaataataaagacaattgatcctagggtagtaaattcattaactaaatccacataataaatctattaatcctattaaccaatttaatccagttatgatgagagatcgctTAATTAATCAACTcactagagcagcaacgatcgtagattagtaaattctctatctccattaggtctcaagaaaatctactaactcccaatatcacctaagaatagctccctatgatccacctatctccgttgggtctcaaggttaagatcatatcatacattcctgaattcGCTAAACAGATATCTCCATTGGGTTTCAAGCCGAAtaactacacatgcaaactattgatcagataattcacacgaATTCAAGCActaggaattatgaatcataaactggaaggtaaataagtactaacaaataaatcacatgaatctaattaactatttacaaaccctagaatcagataagAAAACTTGTCAGACAtgttaaaataaaacataaacataattaaaaaaaagtaattgtaaaaactgtattaaataaaactgaaagaacgatcttgaatcttcaatccttgcagaaatccaatccaagctctaaaaactggaaaacaatattaatctaaagctatgaaactgaaaaattaaagctgggaaccctgaataggtcaaaagaagacctatatatagtgtcagggtaaaatatagagtttgagctcgaaaataacACAGAAAACgcataaaaacataaaaaacacGGACCCGCGGTGACCCGACAATGATCGGGCCGCGCTCACCGCGAGGTCGCCACTAGCGCCGAAAACTCGGCGGGCTGCCcggtacacatctcggacaatcgtccggatccataattttttaatggagtctcctcccacataggttaattataaaataaattaaatataatataattcctccaTAAAAACCCGCTCTAATACTAATTTTGAAAGCGTAAGCACGGATTAATGTATAAGATGAAGTATTAAGAGAGATATAGTATAAGGATAAGAatggtatttcactatgaagtgagtatttttcatagatgttttataagggtgggtagatttgatagatatattatGGAAGTtggtattaaaattatttaacccTTGATTATATGCATGTGGTTAAAGTACGGATTCGACTTTTAGTTCCTTGTTGGCCTTGttttatgtataaaaaaattcatgttaatttatattccatccgtccacgaaataagcACAAATTTTAAGAGTTGTGTGGGATATgcttgccaaaaaaggaaaatgggcaTTTATTTAGTTTACCTATCATATGAATATTTGTGTTTTATTAAAGAAGATAGTTTATTAAAGATGAAAGAATATTTAGGCTACTGCCGACAACTTTAAAGCGCAAACCAATTAATTCAACAAAGGGAggaatctatataatatataaaagaggagttttctccctccttttttttcctcttttttttttctctcttctcccatcaatttttttactatttattttcttttctttttataattttaattcttttttaaacattgtcaaatttaatttataaaaaaaatattcaatgttcatcttaagtttaagttggtcagaagatctttaatgtatgatataaaaattataaaaaatgaatttaaaatgaataggttattaaaattttaaaatattttattttctttctctttgttaaaaattttcaacttttatttatgtttgtctatgaaaatattttattattattattattattattattattattattattattattattattattatctgaaatactctataataataatctGTAATATTAATTTGCATtatcaaattatttaaaataatttaataattataattatcattacactttatacataattgaaaattacgttCTTAAATTCGgatttttattgagtaattagtttattttaaaaccatattttgcatttattatattttgtttctatttaatatttatatttatttatttaaatatatcatttaatttcgatttcgccgtgcatcgcacggatggtcgTACTAGTGTACATTACAAAGGACTTTTGCTATACTGTATAAATGCCCCATATAAATACAGAATACTCCATATTAGGAATAAATTCTCAATTGTGTATTTTCTTTTAGTACAaatttatcatcatcatcagaaaatatggattttttttatcacattcactttttttttttatctcttgtTTTCTAGAatagaaaatatgagaaaatactCACATCAATACTTCATgattgatgaaaaaaaaatcatattgtCCAGAAAAAATTATCCATAATGAAGAACAtgtgaaaaaattgaaaaatgataaaaatatttattttccacTTTTCACATCAAAGACAACGCATTTCTCGTGCgaaaaactaaaattacaaAAGGTGAACTTTTTCTTTATCAAATTTCAGTCATCCCTATATTTTTTATCCAATTCATCGTGAAGTGACAACATCAACCTAATTTGTGtctttgaatttaattttatgaaattttgGGACCATCTTGGTGGGGCCTACACTACTACAAAGTCACGCACGATGACAAAAAAGTGCAGCTTCTCTCTTGGATATATACTAGCCAGTCATTCATGACCAGTTTAACCACCAATTAAATAtcttttcaattaaaataaaaaaataaaaaaattgtagagGTCGATCGACATGGCAGCGGAGGCGGCGATCTCATCTCTGGTCGAACTACTGGGCGATCAGCTCATCCAGAAGGTTAAATTCCTGCGAGGCGTCGAGGGAAAGGTGGAGTCGCTGAAAGCCGAGTTCAAGAGGATGCAATCCTTTCTCAAAGACGCCAACAAAAAGCAATTTCAAGACGAGAGCGTGCGCAATTGGATCTCGGATATCAGAGAGTTAGCTCAAGATGCCCAAGATACGATCGAGATCTTCCTTCTCAATGTTGAGAGTGCCAAGAATTGGGGGCTCTTCAAAAGATGTACAAGCTCGCCGAAGCGTATGTACCACCTCGACATAATTGGAGATGAGATTGAGTCGATCCAAGCTAGGCTTGATGCCATTGATAAAAGTCGCGAAAGGTATGGGATCAAGGATCTCGGAGAGGCAGCCGAGTCGACATTGAGATGGCAAGTTGAATCGCGGCGGCGGTTGTGTCCTTGGCAAAAAGACGAACATCTGGTGGGCGTTGAAGATGATGTGGAAAAGCTGATGCTAGAATCGATTCTGTGTGAGGAGAAGAAAGGGCTTTCGATTGCAGTGCTAGAGGGCATGGGTGGGATCGGGAAATCGACACTTGCCCGGGAAATATACAACCACCCCGACGTGGTTGCTGGTCCATTTGATCATCGTTGTTGGGTTGTGGTGTCAAGTGAATTTACACCACAAGAGACGATCAAGCAGCTTATCTTCGAGCTGTTGGGCTCTGACAAACAAAAGGTACGTGAATTGGAGGAGTCAACCAAGGACAAGCAGTATCTACTACAAAAGCTTAAAGAAATGCTTCATAAGCAATTGGAGGGCAAATCATATTTCATAGTTCTGGATGATGTTTGGGAGAAGGAACATTTGGAATCTCTCATCACTGCTTTCCCAGATCAACAAGGTAAACCATACCATTTATcctattttaatttgttttaaatcttattttacTGGGTATTTCTTCTCCACTTTCAATTTGTATGCTTTAATTTTGTGATAATTAATTATGGTttattcaattcaattttttttaaacaatttATTCAATCCAATTAAGGTaatgtaattattttaacaattaattttatttttgctaGCTAACAAGCTCCAATGCCTATTGTTTTATAATTATCCTTAGGGTGAAATATTTTGGAGAAAAAGCCCAAATGATGGTCCAaataattatcgtattttatgtgtttgatttcatttattttttataaaagtgtcatttttGTTGTTAATAAAACTATCATTTGTTGTGAGTAGTATCATTTACGTTGGTCGAGGTTACAAAAAAGGCAGTGGGGGCAGGCCGGACTCGATCTGGTCAGGCTATCTGGGCTGGGTAGAACCTATCCTcaccaggggcggagccaggcccCTAAAGACGGGGCGCaaaacatgataaaaaaaattaaatattttttacaaaaattatataatactaaaatatttttacaataattCCCTATGATTACTCATATTCTGAAAGCAACGTAATATCAACTCATTGTCAATTGTCGAAAAAATTTCTTTCTCAATATAAGTAGCTAAACAATCATTCATCCAACGATCACCCATTCGATTTCGAAGCCGGCTTTTAAAAATCTTCATGGCAGAAAAAGCTCTTTCCACTATTGAATGGCGGGAACTTGTTCTTGAGGAGCTTTTTCTCTTTGACTTGCCTCTTCattcatatttgatgattttttgataaatttgtcCACTCCTATTTGatgacaaattaattaaaaaatttaacaatactatgtaataacaaaaaaaaaagtatttaaaGTAGTTGATTTTGTATACCTTGTAATACTCGAGTTGAAAAATCGATTGTGAAGATGAAAGAATTCTCAACTTGttgatgaatatttttttttcgttttcatTACAGTAGAAGACAGACAGAGACAGAACATAACTTAGAGTGAAAATACGGTAATTTATAATAAGAGAACACcgtttcatattttcttttgaTAAAAGGAAACTTGTGGAAAAAGATAACCACAATTTCTCTTTCCTATacatcttttatttatttatttgtatctTCTCTCCGTAAGGTAtatgaccaaaaaaaaaagaaatcaaattttGTTAAGTCTATTTGCCAATCACACATGATTGCCCCTTTTCGCTCAAATTTTTGGTGGggcaaaaatatacatatttttataattatatatatatacatatactaaaaaaaaaattaggaggGGCAATTGCCCAACTAACCTATAAGGTAGCTCTGCCTCTGATCCTCACGGTGTGGATGGGTGTACATAAGACAAGCTCGCAACTTCATTGATTATTGCTCAAATCTACTTTCACAATGATATGAAAATGATTGAATATAATGCTCACTGTAGTTGCCATTTGGACACTCTTTTGAGGCAACACCCTATTTtagcaaaaaatatataatagttATAAAAACTATAGCCACAtcgataaaaatataaaaatagtagCATTTCGAAATATTATTGTTGagttttttttgaattaatcaGTCGTTACTCTGATGGACAGATAAAGCAAGTAGATTGTTGGTTACCACCCGCAACAAGATTATTACAAAGTATGATCAATACGTCCACAAGATGAGTCTCTTAGACTCCAAAAAAAGCTGGGAATTGTTGTTGAAGAAGGCATTCATTGGCAGCACAATTGGCAAATGTCCAGAAGAATTCGAGAGGGTGGGCAcacaaatcttgcaaaaatGCGATGGTCTACCATTAGCTATCAGTGTGGTAGGAGGCTTACTCAGGCAAACACAAACCAAGAATGGATGGGAACAAGTTCTTACCCAATTAAACTCTTATTTGGGAAGGACCGAAAGCGGCGTATCAACAATTTTGGAGTTGAGTTATCAGAACTTGTCTCCCCAACTAAAATCATGCTTCTTGTGCCTAGCCTTTTTCAAAGAAGACTTTACTATCCCAACAAAAAGGCTAGTAAAGCTATGGGATGCACAAGGCTTGATCCAACAGGAAGGAAGTAGAAGTATTGATGAGATAGGAAGAGGTTATTTAAATGAGCTGATCAATCGAAGCATGGTTCAAATTCAAGATCTACACGTCAATGATCAGGTCAAAAGTTGTCACATTCATGATCTTGTCCGTGATGTTTGCTTAAGAAAAGCAAAGGAGGAAATAGGTCTGGAGATAGTAAAGGGGAAGGGAGGGATTTCATCAGAATCATCCTATAAGTCTCGCCATCGTGTTGTCTATACCAAAAATCTTGAGACTTCCTCGTCGAATCAAAATAAGCATGTACGCTCTCTTTTCCTACTTAACGTCCATGATGATTATAGATTTATAACCACTCCATCTCATTACTGGAAGGGCTATCAACTCCTTAAGACAGTCGAGCTTGCCGCCACTGCCTTCAAAAGATTTCCCAACTCTTTCCGGTTATTGATTGGATTGAAGTGCTTGAGAATATACACATATTATCCAACCTCCGTAAAACTCCCACGCTGGTTTGATCATCTTAGAAACCTCGAGGTTGTTGACATGAAACTGTGCTGGGTATATTTCCCAAGACTAGTTTCATTGAAAATGGACAAGCTACGTTACTTCATCAGCGGAGCTATTGGCCGTGGACCGACAAATAAAAACATGTGgaataaaaatattgagtgtTTGAGAGGAATAAGTCACAAGGATTGGATGAAGTCAACTCTAACGAGTAGTTGCCATCTTCGTGAATTAGGCATACAGTTAGGACGGATAAAGCGTGAAGAGATGATCGAAGTGAGAGCGTCATTGGAGAAGATGCAGAATCTTGTCATACTTCACTTAATATGGCCGTCTGTATATGCTACTGACATAGCATTAGTTGTGCCGCAGCTCGCCAATCTCACCAAACTTAAACTGGAAGGTGAGATGTCCAAATGTCCAAGTGCGAGTATGTTCCCTCCAAATCTTTCTCACCTCACGTTGACGCATTCCTTCCTACGTGATGATCCAATGGCAGAGCTGGGTAAGCTTCCAAAGCTTTTATTTCTCAAGCTACAGTATGCAACTTACTGGGGTGAAACGATGCTAGTTTTGTGCGACGGGTTCCCCAGCCTCGAAGCCCTGGCTTTTCGAGAATTTTATGGACTGAAGAGCGTCTTCATAGAAGAAGGTGGAATGCCGAAGCTCAAACATCTCCGAATCCGTGGATGCCCCAATCTGAAGACTGGGAATCTACCGCAACACATCAACATATTTACTCAATACACTTTTGCACATTGATTaaggaaaatttatttttcccaaATTAACCTTAACGCAttgtaattaattttcaattaaccACCCATTATTTTAATGGGAATCAAATATGAGCCACTTAATTAATCACCCATTATGGTGGCACTGAAAAATGACATAATATTACGGGTGATGAGAAGAAACGAACCATTTGAAGAATATCAGAATATTACAAatcacattttcttgaaaatgtGATAAACTTGAAtgagaataataataatgagcTGTTTTGGTATAATAACATAGAACTATATTCATGTGGCTTCAAatacaataatttaatttgtattctctcaaaaaaaaattataaatttggtTAAACATATTTCAAATTCTCGTATAGAAATAATATACTAGcattaaaataattacaatttgctatgaatattattattttagctaGATTAAAGTGATTTTCCAATGCCGTGTATAAGtcttgaaataattaaaataatttaattcttaaacTTGACAGATAAATTGTAATTGGGGGAACGTTGTTACCCATAGTAGTGgatagggctgtaaatgaacagagctactcgcgagccattcgagattcggctcgaaaaaagctcgttcggagctcgattcgataataaacgagccgagctcgagcctgatttcgagctcgaaaattttatcgagccgagctcgagcctgacagtgctcggctcgttgagctcgcgaacatgttcgaattctattgttcgcgagcctgttcacgaaccttcagtcgagccttcaatcaagttagtacacgagccttaaacgagtcgaactcgaactcgaataacatattaataagaagattttcttaaatttataacaaattcgagcttgaacatcatatatacgaacatctaacgagtcgagctcgagctcaagctcgaattcgacattatcgagcatcacccgagccgaactcgagcttAGTATGTGGGTGatgagccgagctcgatcatcaatataaaagctcgaatcgagctcgagccgagctcgaacacccgaatatttaaacgagccgagctcgagcctgcttgtattcggctcggctcggctcgtttacagccctagtagtggataacccgtcgaaattcgacgagtATCTTTTGACCTagttattttaaagttttgatatattaacaaattcttaaataatttattataaagtgaTAATATTaacacatttaaataaaataaatgccATGATAATTGAAatgtattattaaaaaataagtttacaTTACATTTCAgactataataataaaaatatatatattataaagtaGTTTTTTCGTTGCTTTTTCGACATCTATTTTTTGCAAGTAAcaaaaagaagataaatatatatattaaaatttaatagtaTTTTTAAATTGTAAGTCCCTCTAATTCTCCATTCTTAAATTGTATTTGGGAATGGATGGTTAGGcccaattaattttttaatttctttaaattGAGGACCCCAAATTGATTATTAAAGCGTGCGTTTactatgatgaaaaatgagagaaaaaatagttttttatttttattttttatcatttttacatgtttattatgatggaaaattttcttcggatataatgaaatattttctcaGGCAGCCTCTTTTCAATCATTTTCTttccaatgttggataatattatcctaaggtaggggtgtgaaaatatttttcaacattttctcatcttttcatctctaataaacatatgataaaagaataagaaaatgataatatttttttcacattGTCTTATCCATTCTTTTCCAATAAAAtttttacaaccaaagtaaaGACACCCTAAGAAAAATGGTGGCTATAGAGTGTGAATAGTAGCATATATAGATTAActaataaagataaaaagtaGTTAAACTTACAATTTTTTATCCTTCAAATTTTCAAGTATTGATTTATCAATTTGATATATTCATGAAAGAGTTGAGAAGagattatgaattttaaaatttggataATATTAGTTCTCTTTCGATGAAGTTTGTTGAAACAAAAAGACATACTATAACTTATCCACTGATGTTTTTGCTAATTAAGTTAGTGTTGATTTTTTCGGTTGCCATTACAAATGTAAAAagtatttttttgaaaagaCTCATGTTAAGAATAAGTTGCACAATAGAAATGGGAAATCAAGTTTTAAATGATTGTTTGGTCACTTTTATTGAGAAAAATATGATTCTatgggtgcgttctctttggttgtaaatttatcatggaaaaaatgaaggataaacaaaatttaaccatttaaatccttcttttcttttcccttattttctatttgacccttactcatttatcatttacactacaacggaggaataatattatccctcctttgtagtgtaaatgaggaattaGTAAGGgccaagtaggaaatgtggaaaaaagaaaggaaggatttaaagagtgaaattttgtttatccttcatttcccatgataaatttacaactaaagagaacgcaccctataAGTTTTCGATGATGAGATTGTCAAATGCTTTGAAGAAATGAAGACTTGTCGAAAAATAAactacatatataatattttcttttgtaTCTTTGAACAATATTTTACGATATACtatttttaacattaaaatatcttttatatttatatttatgagaTTATTTTTTCGTAACCACAATTTAAAAATCTTGGATCCGCCACTGCATATTAAATTATCGTGGATAGCTAAATGATATAGACATTCACCTATATTGTTTAATACATCGATCCTTCAAGCTATGTAAATATTTCAAGCTCTTACCTCAACATTAATTTGGAGATAATTTATCGAAaattgttgtaaatatatcttctagatatatcttatgtgtgttgaccaagaaatcttcctaaaaccctagcttcctacttgtataaatagaggcctttggccctcatattaaatacacttaatacgtattttcttctctattctctcgcttctctctagtttattaACAATTATGCGAAATATCAAAATAGTTGGAAGTTTCCTTAAAATTGAAAGTCAGTgtatttgaaattataattttgagtTCATAAATCAGAATTTGGTGCTTTGGTTAATCAAGTTGGGAAGTTGCATCAATTTCACTCTCTATTCTTTGTCTGtttctctctcatattctctcTTCAACTTCTTTTAAAAATGTGGGACCTAcattagaaataataataataaaaattatagaaCTAACGGACGGGTAACAGTACTGTCTGCCATGTGGATTTAATTGTTTAAATTTGTGGACTTCAGAAGTTTATTTGATCCAATGTCGAGTATGAGGGTATATGCTCTAGGGTGTCTACCTTAGGGGTGCATTTGCACCTTGACCCTTTATTATAAGTacacattgtaatttttttaatcttttttgtagtaattttttttttaaaaaatacaaaaattctaaaaaaaattaaaaaataggtataatgtgtaaaaaataaaataatcaaatactatttttattttaaacacaaaaaatcaattacataaatttaagggtaaatatcatgaaaacccctgaagtatactCGCTTTATCTAAAATACCTtgaaattttcaaaatattctctaaaccctcaaactatcaggttttatcaaatatatccagcatctatttttcggtcaccaaaaacgtgatgtggcttgccggatgccacaatataatttatattctattttttaaaatgcaatggcaaaaacgacgtcgtttcgaaCATATCATAAAtccactctgaaatttaaaattcactcctatcATGTTtaaaattcacgctaataacttagaattagggataaacacgatagaatatggtacgaaacgaagtcgttttttccatgtcattttaaaaaaatagaatataaattacattgtggcatccagcgagccacatcacgtttctggtaaccgaaaaatagatgcgggatatatttgataaaaacttgataatttgagggtttagagaatatTTCGAATGTttcaggatatttttgataaagtggatATAGTTCAgaggttttcatgatatttaccatAAATTTAATTGTGATTATCTGCCATATTATGATTAGATGGAAATGTCTACCCTGCACACAATGCATCTGCACACTGTCATTAGGATTAGGACAAGTGTTCATTTGTAATTGGTCACATTTCCTCAACTCTAATATGTTACCTCCAAATCTTTCTCACCTCACGTTGACGCGTTCCAAGCTACATGATGATCCGATGGCAGAGCTGAGTAAGCTTCCGAAGCTGCTCTTCCTCAAGTTACAGAATGTCGCTTACAACGGTGAAACGATGCTAGTTTTGCGCGACGGGTTCCCCTGCCTCGAAGCCCTGGCCTTTCGAAGTTTAGACCTGAAGGGCGTGTTCATAGAAGAAGGTGGAATGCCGAAGCTCAAACATCTCCGAATCCGTCATTGCCGTAATCTGAAGACTAGGAATCTGCCGCAACACATCAACATAATTACTGATCAGGAATAAGAACACAAGCTTACTTTACTTACGTTTTGTTATTCCTGTGTTTATGTGTAATAAGAAACGGGAGTGTCTTGTGTTTTCTTGAAACAGTAATTTCACATTCATCTAAACTACATGCATGTATCATAGCTGACTTTCAAAATATCACTCATTTGTAAATTGACTTATTCAACTTGTGTGCGAGATCGATCTAGTATATAATTTTCCACCATATCTTACTAACATCAATCTCGCATGGGATTTGGTACAAAAAATCATAACTTATTTTGATAactatatgtataattttttatttttgaatatatatatatatttgtatgtatctaataattttttatatatctatatgtatgtagatataaataagaaatacaagaaaaaagtataatacattattttaacaatagtatccaactatccatGTTCATTGCTTAACATTTTACATTGATTtgtaaatttatgttatttttattctattttcctttattagttaatttttaatgttgaatttgagtcaatcctcaaattaaaagtaaaattatgaacttttaataatgaaaattagtttattattTTCGAAGATGAAACatcttttttataaaaaaaagcttaatagtatgtttttatatacttttaatgTAGTTGATATTTCAAAGAGTTGGCTCAAGATGCCCAAGATACCATCGACTCTTCAAAAGATGTACAAGCTTCATGAAGCGTAAGTACAATCTGTATGGAATTGGAGATGAGATTGAGTCGATCCTAAATAGGCTTGATGAAATTAAAGCGTAGGTACCACCTCTACGGAATTGGAGATGA comes from Salvia miltiorrhiza cultivar Shanhuang (shh) chromosome 3, IMPLAD_Smil_shh, whole genome shotgun sequence and encodes:
- the LOC131018199 gene encoding disease resistance protein RPH8A-like, translating into MAAEAAISSLVELLGDQLIQKVKFLRGVDGKVDLLREELKRMQSFLKDANKKQFEDESVRNWISDIRELAQDAQDTIEIFLLNVESAKNWGLFEKSTSSPKRMYHLDRIGDEIESIRARLDAIDKSRERYGIKDLGEAAESASRWEVELRRRLCPWQKDEHLVGVKDDVEKLLQESILCEEKKGLSIAVLEGMGGIGKSTLAREIYNHPDVVYGPFDHRGWVVVSSEFTPHETIKQLIFELSDSDKQKVRELEESTKDKLYLLQKLQEMLYKKLEGKSYLIVLDDVWEKEHLESLITAFPDQQDKASRLLVTTRNKIITKYDQYVHKMSLLDSKKSWELLLKKAFIGSTIGKCPEEFERVGTQILQKCDGLPLAISVVGGLLRQTQTKNGWEQVLTQLNSYLGRTESGVSTILELSYQNLSPQLKSCFLCLAFFKEDFTIPTKRLVKLWDAQGLIQQEGSRSIDEIGRGYLNELINRSMVQIQDLHVNDQVKSCHIHDLVRDVCLRKAKEEIGLEIVKGKGGISSESSYKSRHRVVYTKNLETSSSNQNKHVRSLFLLNVHDDYRFITTPSHYWKGYQLLKTVELAATAFKRFPNSFRLLIGLKCLRIYTYYPTSVKLPRWFDHLRNLEVVDMKLCWVYFPRLVSLKMDKLRYFISGAIGRGPTNKNMWNKNIECLRGISHKDWMKSTLTSSCHLRELGIQLGRIKREEMIEVRASLEKMQNLVILHLIWPSVYATDIALVVPQLANLTKLKLEGEMSKCPSASMFPPNLSHLTLTHSFLRDDPMAELGKLPKLLFLKLQYATYWGETMLVLCDGFPSLEALAFREFYGLKSVFIEEGGMPKLKHLRIRGCPNLKTGNLPQHINIFTQYTFAH